Proteins encoded by one window of Carassius carassius chromosome 30, fCarCar2.1, whole genome shotgun sequence:
- the zmiz1a gene encoding zinc finger MIZ domain-containing protein 1a isoform X3 yields the protein MNSIPSMDRHIQQTNDRLLCIKQHLQNPANFQTAATELLDWCGDPRAFQRPFEQSLMGCLTVVSRVSAQQGFDLDLGYRLLAVCAANRDKFTPKSAALLSSWCEELGRLLLLRHQKNRQSDPQGKVPLQPPMNSMKPSLSHGDGSFPYDSVPWQQNTNQAPGSLSVVTTVWGVTNTSQSQVLGNPMANTNNPMNPGGNALGSGMSANNSGINSPQFPGQQQQFSAKGGSNQAYMQQSMYGRPGHPGGGGFGGSYPGGPNAPSGIGMPPHTRPPSDFTQPAAAAAAAAVAAAAATATATATATVAALQETNKDLNQYNQVCSSFQMGPTQGYNSQFMNQPGPRGPPSMAGGMNPAGMGGGMNSSNMSGPPMGMNQPRGPGMGPFSGHGQRMPQQSYPGPRPQSMPMQGTKRPYPGEPNYGGQQFGPNGQFPNQQGQYPNPNSSRALPSPNYPGQRMPGQQGSAQYPPTGVAMGQYYKQEPFNGQNNNFSGGGYGYNQGNGPPRQVVNYPHSPVPGNPTPPMTPGSSIPPYLSPNQDVKPPFPPDLKPNMTSLPPPPTNEELRLTFPVRDGVVLEPFRLEHNLAVSNHVFHLRPSVHQTLMWRSDLELQFKCYHHEDRQMNTNWPASVQVSVNATPLTIERGENKTSHKPLHLKHVCQPGRNTIQITVTACCCSHLFVLQLVHRPSVRSVLQGLLKKRLLPAEHCITKIKRNFSSVAASSGNATLNGEDGVEQTAIKVSLKCPITFRRIQLPARGHDCKHIQCFDLESYLQLNCERGTWRCPVCNKTALLEGLEVDQYMWGILNAIQNSEFEEVTIDPTCSWRPVPIKSDIHIKEDPDGPLAKRFKTMSPSQMIMPNVMDMIAQLGPGPSPYTPLPLQHGGNNGEYGGHGRGNSYQGHGNFDFSHSNSGGGAPMNDFMHGPQLSHPPDMPNSLMGPDKPLAHGMPDSMPHPVSADQSHASMQPGMHASPHPNSQSAQPLHHSGPPSSQPPRQHPPPQQPGQNSHPHADMTFNPAADGQAGGQGPADMPEPSLDLLPELANPDELLSYLDPPDLPSSSNDDLLSLFENN from the exons CTCTCCTTTCGTCCTGGTGCGAGGAGCTGGGACGGCTTCTCTTGTTGCGGCATCAGAAGAATCGTCAGAGTGATCCACAGGGCAAAGTACCCTTGCAGCCGCCTATGAATTCCATGAAGCCCTCGCTCTCACATGG TGATGGGTCCTTTCCATATGACAGCGTTCCCTGGCAACAAAACACTAACCAGGCCCCTGGCTCGTTGTCAGTGGTTACGACGGTGTGGGGCGTAACCAATACATCACAAAGTCAG GTATTGGGTAACCCCATGGCCAATACCAACAATCCCATGAACCCTGGAGGCAATGCACTAGGGTCTGGTATGTCAGCCAACAACTCAGGGATCAACTCACCTCAGTTCCCTGGCCAACAACAACAGTTTTCAGCCAAAGGGGGATCCAACCAGGCCTACATGCAGCAAAGCATGTATGGGCGTCCAGGGCACCCGGGAGGAGGAGGTTTTGGTGGAAG TTACCCGGGTGGGCCGAATGCTCCGAGTGGTATAGGAATGCCCCCTCATACACGACCGCCCTCTGATTTCACCCAACCTGCTGCTGCTGCCGCTGccgctgctgttgctgctgcagcCGCCACCGCAACAGCTACTGCCACAGCAACCGTAGCGGCCCTGCAAGAGACCAACAAAGACTTGAACCAGTACAACCAG GTCTGCTCCTCTTTCCAGATGGGGCCTACGCAAGGATACAACAGCCAGTTCATGAACCAGCCAGGGCCCCGTGGGCCCCCGTCCATGGCTGGAGGCATGAACCCGGCTGGTATGGGTGGTGGCATGAATAGCTCCAACATGAGTGGCCCTCCAATGGGTATGAACCAGCCCAGAGGCCCAGGGATGGGGCCCTTCAGTGGCCATGGCCAAAGGATGCCTCAGCAGAGTTACCCTGGACCCAGACCTCAGTCCATGCCTATGCAGGGCACCAAGAGGCCCTATCCAGGAGAG CCTAATTATGGAGGCCAGCAGTTTGGACCCAATGGCCAGTTTCCCAACCAGCAAGGGCAGTACCCTAACCCAAATTCTTCTAGAGCTCTTCCATCACCCAATTACCCTGGGCAAAGGATGCCGGGACAACAGGGCTCAGCCCAGTATCCCCCTACTGGGGTAGCCATGGGCCAATATTATAAG CAAGAGCCATTCAATGGTCAGAACAACAATTTCTCTGGAGGTGGTTATGGGTATAATCAAGGAAATGGG CCTCCTCGGCAGGTGGTGAACTACCCACACTCGCCAGTTCCTGGGAACCCCACACCACCCATGACCCCTGGAAGTAGTATACCTCCGTACCTGTCACCCAATCAGGATGTCAAGCCCCCATTTCCTCCAGACTTGAAGCCAAACATGACGTCTCTGCCTCCACCTCCAA CCAACGAGGAGCTTCGTCTGACGTTCCCTGTGAGAGATGGAGTGGTGCTGGAGCCCTTCAGATTAGAGCACAACCTGGCTGTCAGTAACCACGTCTTCCATCTGCGCCCCTCCGTCCACCAGACACTCATGTGGAG ATCTGATCTGGAGCTGCAGTTTAAGTGCTATCATCATGAGGACCGACAAATGAACACCAATTGGCCCGCATCCGTCCAAGTCAGCGTCAACGCCACCCCCCTCACTATTGAGAGGGGCGAAAATAAGACATCCCACAAACCCCTGCACCTAAAGCACGTGTGTCAGCCAGGGAGAAACACCATCCAGATTACAGTCACAGCCTGCTGTTGT TCGCACTTGTTCGTGCTGCAGCTTGTCCATAGGCCATCGGTGAGATCGGTCCTGCAGGGACTTCTGAAGAAGAGGCTCCTTCCTGCGGAACACTGCATTACCAAAA TTAAAAGAAACTTCAGTAGCGTAGCAGCGTCCTCTGGGAATGCCACACTAAATGGAGAGGATGGAGTAGAGCAGACAGCCATCAAAGTGTCCCTCAAGTGTCCAATCACATTCCGAAGGATCCAGCTCCCTGCTAGGGGACATGACTGCAAACACATCCAG TGCTTTGACTTGGAGTCCTATCTGCAGCTGAACTGTGAGAGAGGAACGTGGAGATGTCCTGTATGCAA TAAAACAGCATTACTGGAAGGGCTGGAGGTGGATCAGTACATGTGGGGAATTCTCAATGCGATTCAAAA TTCGGAGTTTGAAGAAGTCACCATCGACCCTACATGTAGTTGGAGGCCGGTGCCCATAAAGTCAGACATTCATATAAAGGAGGACCCAGATGGCCCTTTGGCCAAGCGTTTTAAAACCATGAGTCCCAGTCAAATGATCATGCCTAATGTGATGGATATGATCGCCCAGCTGGGTCCCGGCCCTTCACCCTACACCCCCCTCCCCCTTCAGCACGGAGGAAACAATGGTGAATATGGGGGCCACGGTAGAG GCAATAGTTACCAGGGCCATGGAAACTTTGACTTCTCCCACAGTAACTCTGGTGGAGGAGCTCCCATGAATGACTTCATGCATGGACCCCAGCTCTCACATCCGCCAGACATGCCCAACAGCCTCATGGGCCCTGACAAGCCTCTCGCCCACGGCATGCCTGACTCG ATGCCCCATCCCGTGAGCGCTGATCAATCCCATGCTTCCATGCAGCCAGGCATGCATGCATCTCCTCACCCCAACAGCCAGTCAGCTCAGCCATTGCATCACAGCGGCCCCCCATCCTCCCAGCCCCCACGCCAGCACCCACCCCCCCAGCAGCCAGGCCAAAACAGTCACCCACATGCTGACATGACCTTCAACCCTGCCGCCGACGGGCAGGCAGGTGGCCAGGGACCTGCAGACATGCCCGAGCCTTCGCTGGAT CTTCTGCCAGAACTGGCGAACCCGGACGAGTTGCTGTCATACTTAGACCCTCCTGACCTCCCAAGCAGCAGCAATGATGATCTGCTTTCCCTTTTTGAGAACAACTGA
- the zmiz1a gene encoding zinc finger MIZ domain-containing protein 1a isoform X5 has product MNSMKPSLSHGDGSFPYDSVPWQQNTNQAPGSLSVVTTVWGVTNTSQSQVLGNPMANTNNPMNPGGNALGSGMSANNSGINSPQFPGQQQQFSAKGGSNQAYMQQSMYGRPGHPGGGGFGGSYPGGPNAPSGIGMPPHTRPPSDFTQPAAAAAAAAVAAAAATATATATATVAALQETNKDLNQYNQVCSSFQMGPTQGYNSQFMNQPGPRGPPSMAGGMNPAGMGGGMNSSNMSGPPMGMNQPRGPGMGPFSGHGQRMPQQSYPGPRPQSMPMQGTKRPYPGEPNYGGQQFGPNGQFPNQQGQYPNPNSSRALPSPNYPGQRMPGQQGSAQYPPTGVAMGQYYKQEPFNGQNNNFSGGGYGYNQGNGPPRQVVNYPHSPVPGNPTPPMTPGSSIPPYLSPNQDVKPPFPPDLKPNMTSLPPPPTNEELRLTFPVRDGVVLEPFRLEHNLAVSNHVFHLRPSVHQTLMWRSDLELQFKCYHHEDRQMNTNWPASVQVSVNATPLTIERGENKTSHKPLHLKHVCQPGRNTIQITVTACCCSHLFVLQLVHRPSVRSVLQGLLKKRLLPAEHCITKIKRNFSSVAASSGNATLNGEDGVEQTAIKVSLKCPITFRRIQLPARGHDCKHIQCFDLESYLQLNCERGTWRCPVCNKTALLEGLEVDQYMWGILNAIQNSEFEEVTIDPTCSWRPVPIKSDIHIKEDPDGPLAKRFKTMSPSQMIMPNVMDMIAQLGPGPSPYTPLPLQHGGNNGEYGGHGRGNSYQGHGNFDFSHSNSGGGAPMNDFMHGPQLSHPPDMPNSLMGPDKPLAHGMPDSMPHPVSADQSHASMQPGMHASPHPNSQSAQPLHHSGPPSSQPPRQHPPPQQPGQNSHPHADMTFNPAADGQAGGQGPADMPEPSLDLLPELANPDELLSYLDPPDLPSSSNDDLLSLFENN; this is encoded by the exons ATGAATTCCATGAAGCCCTCGCTCTCACATGG TGATGGGTCCTTTCCATATGACAGCGTTCCCTGGCAACAAAACACTAACCAGGCCCCTGGCTCGTTGTCAGTGGTTACGACGGTGTGGGGCGTAACCAATACATCACAAAGTCAG GTATTGGGTAACCCCATGGCCAATACCAACAATCCCATGAACCCTGGAGGCAATGCACTAGGGTCTGGTATGTCAGCCAACAACTCAGGGATCAACTCACCTCAGTTCCCTGGCCAACAACAACAGTTTTCAGCCAAAGGGGGATCCAACCAGGCCTACATGCAGCAAAGCATGTATGGGCGTCCAGGGCACCCGGGAGGAGGAGGTTTTGGTGGAAG TTACCCGGGTGGGCCGAATGCTCCGAGTGGTATAGGAATGCCCCCTCATACACGACCGCCCTCTGATTTCACCCAACCTGCTGCTGCTGCCGCTGccgctgctgttgctgctgcagcCGCCACCGCAACAGCTACTGCCACAGCAACCGTAGCGGCCCTGCAAGAGACCAACAAAGACTTGAACCAGTACAACCAG GTCTGCTCCTCTTTCCAGATGGGGCCTACGCAAGGATACAACAGCCAGTTCATGAACCAGCCAGGGCCCCGTGGGCCCCCGTCCATGGCTGGAGGCATGAACCCGGCTGGTATGGGTGGTGGCATGAATAGCTCCAACATGAGTGGCCCTCCAATGGGTATGAACCAGCCCAGAGGCCCAGGGATGGGGCCCTTCAGTGGCCATGGCCAAAGGATGCCTCAGCAGAGTTACCCTGGACCCAGACCTCAGTCCATGCCTATGCAGGGCACCAAGAGGCCCTATCCAGGAGAG CCTAATTATGGAGGCCAGCAGTTTGGACCCAATGGCCAGTTTCCCAACCAGCAAGGGCAGTACCCTAACCCAAATTCTTCTAGAGCTCTTCCATCACCCAATTACCCTGGGCAAAGGATGCCGGGACAACAGGGCTCAGCCCAGTATCCCCCTACTGGGGTAGCCATGGGCCAATATTATAAG CAAGAGCCATTCAATGGTCAGAACAACAATTTCTCTGGAGGTGGTTATGGGTATAATCAAGGAAATGGG CCTCCTCGGCAGGTGGTGAACTACCCACACTCGCCAGTTCCTGGGAACCCCACACCACCCATGACCCCTGGAAGTAGTATACCTCCGTACCTGTCACCCAATCAGGATGTCAAGCCCCCATTTCCTCCAGACTTGAAGCCAAACATGACGTCTCTGCCTCCACCTCCAA CCAACGAGGAGCTTCGTCTGACGTTCCCTGTGAGAGATGGAGTGGTGCTGGAGCCCTTCAGATTAGAGCACAACCTGGCTGTCAGTAACCACGTCTTCCATCTGCGCCCCTCCGTCCACCAGACACTCATGTGGAG ATCTGATCTGGAGCTGCAGTTTAAGTGCTATCATCATGAGGACCGACAAATGAACACCAATTGGCCCGCATCCGTCCAAGTCAGCGTCAACGCCACCCCCCTCACTATTGAGAGGGGCGAAAATAAGACATCCCACAAACCCCTGCACCTAAAGCACGTGTGTCAGCCAGGGAGAAACACCATCCAGATTACAGTCACAGCCTGCTGTTGT TCGCACTTGTTCGTGCTGCAGCTTGTCCATAGGCCATCGGTGAGATCGGTCCTGCAGGGACTTCTGAAGAAGAGGCTCCTTCCTGCGGAACACTGCATTACCAAAA TTAAAAGAAACTTCAGTAGCGTAGCAGCGTCCTCTGGGAATGCCACACTAAATGGAGAGGATGGAGTAGAGCAGACAGCCATCAAAGTGTCCCTCAAGTGTCCAATCACATTCCGAAGGATCCAGCTCCCTGCTAGGGGACATGACTGCAAACACATCCAG TGCTTTGACTTGGAGTCCTATCTGCAGCTGAACTGTGAGAGAGGAACGTGGAGATGTCCTGTATGCAA TAAAACAGCATTACTGGAAGGGCTGGAGGTGGATCAGTACATGTGGGGAATTCTCAATGCGATTCAAAA TTCGGAGTTTGAAGAAGTCACCATCGACCCTACATGTAGTTGGAGGCCGGTGCCCATAAAGTCAGACATTCATATAAAGGAGGACCCAGATGGCCCTTTGGCCAAGCGTTTTAAAACCATGAGTCCCAGTCAAATGATCATGCCTAATGTGATGGATATGATCGCCCAGCTGGGTCCCGGCCCTTCACCCTACACCCCCCTCCCCCTTCAGCACGGAGGAAACAATGGTGAATATGGGGGCCACGGTAGAG GCAATAGTTACCAGGGCCATGGAAACTTTGACTTCTCCCACAGTAACTCTGGTGGAGGAGCTCCCATGAATGACTTCATGCATGGACCCCAGCTCTCACATCCGCCAGACATGCCCAACAGCCTCATGGGCCCTGACAAGCCTCTCGCCCACGGCATGCCTGACTCG ATGCCCCATCCCGTGAGCGCTGATCAATCCCATGCTTCCATGCAGCCAGGCATGCATGCATCTCCTCACCCCAACAGCCAGTCAGCTCAGCCATTGCATCACAGCGGCCCCCCATCCTCCCAGCCCCCACGCCAGCACCCACCCCCCCAGCAGCCAGGCCAAAACAGTCACCCACATGCTGACATGACCTTCAACCCTGCCGCCGACGGGCAGGCAGGTGGCCAGGGACCTGCAGACATGCCCGAGCCTTCGCTGGAT CTTCTGCCAGAACTGGCGAACCCGGACGAGTTGCTGTCATACTTAGACCCTCCTGACCTCCCAAGCAGCAGCAATGATGATCTGCTTTCCCTTTTTGAGAACAACTGA
- the zmiz1a gene encoding zinc finger MIZ domain-containing protein 1a isoform X1 → MNSIPSMDRHIQQTNDRLLCIKQHLQNPANFQTAATELLDWCGDPRAFQRPFEQSLMGCLTVVSRVSAQQGFDLDLGYRLLAVCAANRDKFTPKSAETTTCRRCQTDTALLSSWCEELGRLLLLRHQKNRQSDPQGKVPLQPPMNSMKPSLSHGDGSFPYDSVPWQQNTNQAPGSLSVVTTVWGVTNTSQSQVLGNPMANTNNPMNPGGNALGSGMSANNSGINSPQFPGQQQQFSAKGGSNQAYMQQSMYGRPGHPGGGGFGGSYPGGPNAPSGIGMPPHTRPPSDFTQPAAAAAAAAVAAAAATATATATATVAALQETNKDLNQYNQVCSSFQMGPTQGYNSQFMNQPGPRGPPSMAGGMNPAGMGGGMNSSNMSGPPMGMNQPRGPGMGPFSGHGQRMPQQSYPGPRPQSMPMQGTKRPYPGEPNYGGQQFGPNGQFPNQQGQYPNPNSSRALPSPNYPGQRMPGQQGSAQYPPTGVAMGQYYKQEPFNGQNNNFSGGGYGYNQGNGPPRQVVNYPHSPVPGNPTPPMTPGSSIPPYLSPNQDVKPPFPPDLKPNMTSLPPPPTNEELRLTFPVRDGVVLEPFRLEHNLAVSNHVFHLRPSVHQTLMWRSDLELQFKCYHHEDRQMNTNWPASVQVSVNATPLTIERGENKTSHKPLHLKHVCQPGRNTIQITVTACCCSHLFVLQLVHRPSVRSVLQGLLKKRLLPAEHCITKIKRNFSSVAASSGNATLNGEDGVEQTAIKVSLKCPITFRRIQLPARGHDCKHIQCFDLESYLQLNCERGTWRCPVCNKTALLEGLEVDQYMWGILNAIQNSEFEEVTIDPTCSWRPVPIKSDIHIKEDPDGPLAKRFKTMSPSQMIMPNVMDMIAQLGPGPSPYTPLPLQHGGNNGEYGGHGRGNSYQGHGNFDFSHSNSGGGAPMNDFMHGPQLSHPPDMPNSLMGPDKPLAHGMPDSMPHPVSADQSHASMQPGMHASPHPNSQSAQPLHHSGPPSSQPPRQHPPPQQPGQNSHPHADMTFNPAADGQAGGQGPADMPEPSLDLLPELANPDELLSYLDPPDLPSSSNDDLLSLFENN, encoded by the exons CTCTCCTTTCGTCCTGGTGCGAGGAGCTGGGACGGCTTCTCTTGTTGCGGCATCAGAAGAATCGTCAGAGTGATCCACAGGGCAAAGTACCCTTGCAGCCGCCTATGAATTCCATGAAGCCCTCGCTCTCACATGG TGATGGGTCCTTTCCATATGACAGCGTTCCCTGGCAACAAAACACTAACCAGGCCCCTGGCTCGTTGTCAGTGGTTACGACGGTGTGGGGCGTAACCAATACATCACAAAGTCAG GTATTGGGTAACCCCATGGCCAATACCAACAATCCCATGAACCCTGGAGGCAATGCACTAGGGTCTGGTATGTCAGCCAACAACTCAGGGATCAACTCACCTCAGTTCCCTGGCCAACAACAACAGTTTTCAGCCAAAGGGGGATCCAACCAGGCCTACATGCAGCAAAGCATGTATGGGCGTCCAGGGCACCCGGGAGGAGGAGGTTTTGGTGGAAG TTACCCGGGTGGGCCGAATGCTCCGAGTGGTATAGGAATGCCCCCTCATACACGACCGCCCTCTGATTTCACCCAACCTGCTGCTGCTGCCGCTGccgctgctgttgctgctgcagcCGCCACCGCAACAGCTACTGCCACAGCAACCGTAGCGGCCCTGCAAGAGACCAACAAAGACTTGAACCAGTACAACCAG GTCTGCTCCTCTTTCCAGATGGGGCCTACGCAAGGATACAACAGCCAGTTCATGAACCAGCCAGGGCCCCGTGGGCCCCCGTCCATGGCTGGAGGCATGAACCCGGCTGGTATGGGTGGTGGCATGAATAGCTCCAACATGAGTGGCCCTCCAATGGGTATGAACCAGCCCAGAGGCCCAGGGATGGGGCCCTTCAGTGGCCATGGCCAAAGGATGCCTCAGCAGAGTTACCCTGGACCCAGACCTCAGTCCATGCCTATGCAGGGCACCAAGAGGCCCTATCCAGGAGAG CCTAATTATGGAGGCCAGCAGTTTGGACCCAATGGCCAGTTTCCCAACCAGCAAGGGCAGTACCCTAACCCAAATTCTTCTAGAGCTCTTCCATCACCCAATTACCCTGGGCAAAGGATGCCGGGACAACAGGGCTCAGCCCAGTATCCCCCTACTGGGGTAGCCATGGGCCAATATTATAAG CAAGAGCCATTCAATGGTCAGAACAACAATTTCTCTGGAGGTGGTTATGGGTATAATCAAGGAAATGGG CCTCCTCGGCAGGTGGTGAACTACCCACACTCGCCAGTTCCTGGGAACCCCACACCACCCATGACCCCTGGAAGTAGTATACCTCCGTACCTGTCACCCAATCAGGATGTCAAGCCCCCATTTCCTCCAGACTTGAAGCCAAACATGACGTCTCTGCCTCCACCTCCAA CCAACGAGGAGCTTCGTCTGACGTTCCCTGTGAGAGATGGAGTGGTGCTGGAGCCCTTCAGATTAGAGCACAACCTGGCTGTCAGTAACCACGTCTTCCATCTGCGCCCCTCCGTCCACCAGACACTCATGTGGAG ATCTGATCTGGAGCTGCAGTTTAAGTGCTATCATCATGAGGACCGACAAATGAACACCAATTGGCCCGCATCCGTCCAAGTCAGCGTCAACGCCACCCCCCTCACTATTGAGAGGGGCGAAAATAAGACATCCCACAAACCCCTGCACCTAAAGCACGTGTGTCAGCCAGGGAGAAACACCATCCAGATTACAGTCACAGCCTGCTGTTGT TCGCACTTGTTCGTGCTGCAGCTTGTCCATAGGCCATCGGTGAGATCGGTCCTGCAGGGACTTCTGAAGAAGAGGCTCCTTCCTGCGGAACACTGCATTACCAAAA TTAAAAGAAACTTCAGTAGCGTAGCAGCGTCCTCTGGGAATGCCACACTAAATGGAGAGGATGGAGTAGAGCAGACAGCCATCAAAGTGTCCCTCAAGTGTCCAATCACATTCCGAAGGATCCAGCTCCCTGCTAGGGGACATGACTGCAAACACATCCAG TGCTTTGACTTGGAGTCCTATCTGCAGCTGAACTGTGAGAGAGGAACGTGGAGATGTCCTGTATGCAA TAAAACAGCATTACTGGAAGGGCTGGAGGTGGATCAGTACATGTGGGGAATTCTCAATGCGATTCAAAA TTCGGAGTTTGAAGAAGTCACCATCGACCCTACATGTAGTTGGAGGCCGGTGCCCATAAAGTCAGACATTCATATAAAGGAGGACCCAGATGGCCCTTTGGCCAAGCGTTTTAAAACCATGAGTCCCAGTCAAATGATCATGCCTAATGTGATGGATATGATCGCCCAGCTGGGTCCCGGCCCTTCACCCTACACCCCCCTCCCCCTTCAGCACGGAGGAAACAATGGTGAATATGGGGGCCACGGTAGAG GCAATAGTTACCAGGGCCATGGAAACTTTGACTTCTCCCACAGTAACTCTGGTGGAGGAGCTCCCATGAATGACTTCATGCATGGACCCCAGCTCTCACATCCGCCAGACATGCCCAACAGCCTCATGGGCCCTGACAAGCCTCTCGCCCACGGCATGCCTGACTCG ATGCCCCATCCCGTGAGCGCTGATCAATCCCATGCTTCCATGCAGCCAGGCATGCATGCATCTCCTCACCCCAACAGCCAGTCAGCTCAGCCATTGCATCACAGCGGCCCCCCATCCTCCCAGCCCCCACGCCAGCACCCACCCCCCCAGCAGCCAGGCCAAAACAGTCACCCACATGCTGACATGACCTTCAACCCTGCCGCCGACGGGCAGGCAGGTGGCCAGGGACCTGCAGACATGCCCGAGCCTTCGCTGGAT CTTCTGCCAGAACTGGCGAACCCGGACGAGTTGCTGTCATACTTAGACCCTCCTGACCTCCCAAGCAGCAGCAATGATGATCTGCTTTCCCTTTTTGAGAACAACTGA